CCTTTACGTTCTGCTCTGCCTTGGAAGCGTAAACACAACAAATTAAAGACGAACGAGGATATGCAGAGAGAGGCTTTAGTTGACATGATATTGatcccacacacacacacacacagtgTGGGACATAAAAAGAATGGTTTGAACTAACAATCTCTTGGGAATCTCCTAATCCATGGAATCAAAACTGGGGGCATACCATCCCAACTCGTCCGCAATTTTCTTCAATCTTTCTTCTTGCCCCTTTGAATCCCCCAAAGCGGTAGTGAAGGGGTAGACATAGGTTACTTTAGCGGCCATACACCTGTAAGCAACCACATCTCCTTTTACCAGGAACTCCAGCACGTCCCGGCCAAATCCTCCATCGACCTCAGCTTGCAAATATTGGCCTGTGTTGAGGAGATGAATGAAAATCAGAGATGAGATGAGAGGGCACTGAATTCTGTGGCAAGTGGTGGCATGTTTACTAGTGATATGTTAGAACGGGGCAGATGAATTGAGGCAGAGTAGGAGTACCATAAGGGGTATCTTCAATGACCAGAAACTTGGGATTTCTCTGAGTTTGAAGGATGGCTTGCTTTAATTTCTGCAAGGAAACAGTTTTGTTAGGATAAAGCTGAAAATGCAACTATAGCAAGTGGAGCGAAAGCGAAGGTAGAGGGTAAGAAAGAGAAACCAGGAGGGGGTCGCCGGAGGAAGAGTCGGGGATCCTCCAGGGGAAGGCAAAAGAGGAGGACTTGGGGTTGGAAGATATGCAACCGGGATTGACGGAGGGGCAGGGCCTGATTTTCCTGCGCGAGAAACATACAAGAAAACAACAGACCCACATTGAGAAAACAGAGGAAGGGAGAGAAGAGGAAGGCACGACGCACTGGCAAACACTCACCCATCATCTTGGAGACCCAAAGGGAGGTCCTTGGACTGAGAGAAAGGGGTAGTGGGGAGGGAAGGTGAAGGTGAAGGAAAGGGAGAGTTGAGGGAAGGGATGGCCAGGGAAGGTGTGGGTGAGTTGAAGGCGAAAGTCAGGGACAGAGCTAATGGCACCAGCCCGGCAATGTGAAGGCGATTCGTCTGGGGTTTTGCCTTTGAttcggcggaggaggaggaggaggcggaggagggagGGACGGGGCCGAGAATGATGGGAGGAGTCCCACTCCAGCAGCCGCAGCACCGCCACCCAATCATCTCACGTGGATTGTGGTGCTGCGGATCCCGCTCATCTCTCCTGGTTTTTTTCGTAACCTGCGCAATGGACCTTTAGCAAAGAAAATATGTCAGCAGTAGATTTTGTAAGTTCAAAAAGATAAATGGTCAGCAATATTGTCCACCATGGAATTCCTGGTGAAGCCTAATTAGCATTttgaaatcgaaaaaaaaaaacacagaaaattttaatttttctctgaCGATgtcaaaaattctcaatttatcCTCATGTGACACACTTGCCCTCCGTTGATAAACATGACTTTAAGTGAAAATaaatcacttaaaaaaatgtttgctcCTTGATCAGATTTATTTGtaataataattttgaaaaatatcatctTCAAAATGATAGTGCCTACGAAAATAGATAAACGAAAAGATAATTTCATGATCTCCAAAAGtttttagatataaattgttatcgacattgaaaagaaatcttttgtctactaattattttaaatgatattaatgcccgttttttttttaaagtatttctTAAATTATTCCTTCTTgagcaaatttttttcatgtcaacCATTCAAATTTTTAACTGAGGAGGAAAAGGCCTACATCTAACTTAGGTAAATCATTTTGACCACCCCAACCCCTCAtccccccaaacaaaaaaaaaaaaaaacacacctcAGCTTAGTGATaccctaagtagcaccgatgcTGATACGGGACACGCGACAcgacgcgacacgacacgacacgacacgtcgacacgtcatttttaaaaaatagaaattttcgacacgttggggacacgttgtatatattaaatatatctttatatatgcatgatatattattatttttataatttttttataaaatcaaaaatttacaaaaatagtttttaaaataaaaagaaagcttATACCATGAATATTCTCGTAATTTGATCTCAACTagcctaaaaaataaataaataataaaataaaaaaaataaattctgtaATACGTTGTCTGCACGCTTTCCCTCCTCTCTCATGtcccctcccctcctctttttactttttaaaaaatctctgacacctctctctctcctcctcttttctctctcttctctgtctccccctcttctctctctttactttttgaaaacatcACCGAAAACAGCTCACAGTtttcatctctctcctctctgcgaGAAAAAATTTCACACCCCTTCCTCTCTGTCACGCCTCTGTCTCGCTAAACCAACCACGACGTCGACTGCTATGCTTTTTGCTGCTCGTCTCTCCTCCGGCGCTCTCTCGCTCTGTCCTCCGGCTCGTTCGCTTTCTCTGCTCCGGCGCACAAGAAGGCCGCTCTCTGCTCGGGCGCTCGCCGCGCGTCGCCGGCTCCCTCCCTCTCATGATCGAGACGCtcttcctccccctcccccaccgTTCTCTGCCCTTCGCATCTGCTTTTCCCTGCCCTCTCtcctcaccgactcgcgtgTCGCTGGTGTTGACGACGTGTCGGATCgccgacacgcgttgaccgcgtgtcggacgcgtgtcgGAGCGTGTCAGACGCGTGTCCGtatccgacacgtgtccgacaccgacacgccggGGGGTTcggcgtgtcggtgctacataggtgATACCATCACCAAAAGGATTCGagcgagaaaatattaggtgctcctagagtgccacgtcatctctaaGACACCTCATTCAATGAACGACACGTGTTCAGCAGGGCCCACATTtccgatttttttaaaatctgttTTTCTCCCACATTTTTCTTTCCGTAAACACCCCCACGgtccacacactctctctctctccaagtatctgcaaaaagaagaagacgatgaagatTACGAGGAAAATGAATGCGAAGCATAAGCAAAACCAGAAGCATTTCCAACGATGGCGACGGcccactctctccctcttcaagtGACAGGATCCCTCaccttcatctttttttttatattttcgtgCCCGAATCTGTGGCCAGCGGCGAGGGAGTGGGCGGCGAGGGAGCCGGTGGCAAGGGAGCCGCGGGCTGAGCCACTGAGATGGCGGGAGGCAAGGCCGAGTACTTGAACAGAGATTAGAAGAGAGAGATCAGGGGCGGCGAGAAGAGATTTTGCAAaaacttggagagagaaagtgggccGTGAGCTGCAAACGGgcgcgaggacccccgcctcggcctctccgccccgcgtcctcgccgcccgcgatctcggccgctcagCTCGCGGCTCTCTCGTCGCCcgccgcagacgggtgcaaggtcgcttcaGCCGCGATGAGCGGCGATCTCGAACGCGAAGCTCGCCCTCAACCACATCTTGACCCCCGCCACCGCCTCCACCTCGGCCTCGCAGCCGCCGtgtcctcgccgcccgcgattTCGGCGGCTCAGCCCGCGGCTCCCTTGCGGCCGGCTGTTGGTTGAAGATGTGAAGATGAAGGTGAGGGGACTGATTAGTGTGAAGGAGGCTTCGCTCCCGGAGGGTGTCCTGGGTGGCCCGCCGTAGGCGGTGGTTGCCCCCCTCTTCGGTCGACGGCGGCGCCTATGATTTCACCGCCCAGATATGCCGTCCTACGTTTTGCagaaacttggagagagagggggtggcTGTGGGGGTGTTTacggaaagaaaaatgtgagagaaaaacagattttaaaaaatctgaaatgtgGGCTTCGCTGGACACGTGTCGATCATTAAATGGGGTGTCttagagatgacgtggcactccaggagcacccaatattttctcgattCGAGCTGCTTCTGGGGGTAAGCCGTCTGCTGCCGTACTTCTTGCTTCCTTACCTTTACTCGAGTCGCTAACGACGGCGGCCGGTTCCGTTGGGTGACTGACTGCTGCTTCAGCCGGTGGCGGAACGCCTCTCCGACATGGAGGAGAGAACCGGGAACCCGATGACCACCCCAAAGTCCACGCAGGAGCTGGCCGTGGAAGGGCAGAAGCATCTCGAGGACACCATCGAGTCTGCCTTCCACATCCTCTCCTCCATGAACGACGAGCTCTGCAACCCATCCCTCTGGTCTGccccctcctccgcctccggCGGCTCTCTCCTCCTCAACGGCGACTCCTCCTCCGACTCTTCTCACCACCTGGACTTCGCCGGCTCTGGCGGTGGCGCCCTCGACGAGGCTCGCCTCCGCTACAAGAACTCCGTCGCTTCCCTCCGTGCCGTTCTCGCCGCCATTCCCACCTCTCGCAAGGTTTTTCCTCTGctcctttccctttccctttacCCCTCTTTACGGATCTTCTAGGGACTAGTTTCCGGTGACATTGTTTGGATCACGGACTTTTCCACAGCATTAGGGTTTTCGAATATGGCCGACGTGTCCATATGGAGAGGCATCGGTCTACCAggagagagacaaaaaaaaaaaaaaaacaacgaatATGTATGACTTGTGTGTTAACTGAATTTGATGACTGAATCTGTGGGACGCTATCAGATAGTAACTTGAGGATCTAGATTTTGAGGAATGACCGCTTCAATTTCGCACTCTCATGTGTTAGGATCATAGCATTACGCCTTTGACCTCTGGATTGACGTCACTGGACTAAGCTAAGCATACTAGGTAAGACTGACCAGTTTATTTGCAAATGATCTCCTTTGCATTTCCAATACCAACTTAATTTCATCTGTGCTTTCTGCTGCTGTCGCATTTTTACGTCGAAAAGtgataaattgattgatgggtGTAAAAGATGGTTGCTGATTCTAGGTTAGATTGGGGGTGCTTCATTCCTATCACAATCTTAGCTTTAGATAATGATGTCTGGTGGACTCTGGAAGGATCAGCAGATTGCTGTAGTCTGTGTTGAAGCAGCATATGAGTACTGTTCATTTTGTATATAGGGAAAATCATCGGAAATACACATGTAAAGAAGATGTTCACATTTTCAGTTGGTAGATATCCTAAAGTGTAAAATCAGGAACCTATCTAAGAAGTTCAATCCTTTAAGAATTGTCATATTAACTTCAGAGAAGCTTGATTATATTGTATGTACCTGAGGAATGCAAGAGCAGGTCTTTTTGCCTTGCATATCCCtggaagaggagaggagagaagagGGGATTGTGGTTTGTTTGTTTGGGGTGGGGTGGTTAAGATTTCTGCTGTATCGTTCAGCCGGCCAAAGCATGTTGTTTTGTTTGACTCACCAATGTCTTCTGCTTGCAGGCTAAATCATTTGATCCTGGTGCTTCTATGAGCAGTTCAATACCACTTGTGGACCAAGTCGAAATGGAGAGTTTAGAAGAACAAGCCTCAAATCTAAGAAAGGTATCGGGGAATTTACTtcgttttcattttctattagtTCGAGATCATCCAATAGTCACTCTATGATAGCTAGGTTTTGGAGGTTATTTTCTGTGAATCTTTCTAAGTTGCAGCTAGGGTATTGTTCCTTCCTTGACAGGTCATACTGTCAaatttccctctctcttttctcacactctaatgaaaaaaaaaaaaaatgcaataggggcattttggtcttgTACGAGTCTATGCATCGTCAATTTCAGAAATCTCCAGCTCTTGCCCCAGTATTTCTAACTAGCCCTTGTTTCCATGATGCAGGCGCTGGTTGAGAAGAACAAGCACCTGAAGCTTCTCATAGATCAGCTACGAGAACTTATCGCCGATGTATCTACTTGGCAAAGTCCATGTTCTGTTTGATGCCGACTGACCCCTGGTCGGCCTTGAGAGGAGTAAATGACCACCTCAATAAGGTTCAATGGAAAAGCGTCCTGTGGAAGATGTTTGCCCTTTTAGATCATGTTCTCCTAGTGCGATAGTTTCTTCCCATCCGTAGGTTCAACCATTCTTTGTTTTACCATGTACAGCCTTTGCGGCTTTCATGTTAGATGGTAGTAGTTGTGGGGATGCCGACTTTCGATAGTCTTGATATTTTATCCAAAGAGGATTCGTCTTTGCCAACAGAGACGCATTcagattttgtttcttcttttggctGATCTAAGAAACTAAGATTCTGTTGCCTTTTATATAATACGACGACTTTTATCATTTGAAACATCATACGTGGATTTCTAAAACATTGACAGAATGTAAAGTTCAAGTTTTGTAACTGGTCTAAGGTGCCTGTTCAGTCGTTTGATCCATTGATTGCAGTAGCTGGCAAAGCAGTTGCCCTGCTCATCTGATACTTTGTTCCACatttctttttagttttgtcGGAATTCACAGTTCTACACATGGATATTGACCGCAACCAACAGAGAGAACGTAACAAATTAGTCAATCTCGAGTTGAAGATCTCGTAGTGAGTGACGAGCGCATGTCGACAATAGCAGATCCATCGGCACCCATTCTGATAGCCTCTTTGCTTGCCCTAATGAACCTGGAAACAGCACCTTTCACATAATCATGAGCTTCCTTCACACTCATGTTCTTGCTCGTCTCATCGCGGAAACTGGTTAGGAAATGGTCCCCATTGAGAACAGCAGCTAACTGGACAATCTCGCTCTGGAACTCGGATAATTTACCATTTTCGTTGGCTTCTGAGCTCCTCAGTGGCGTAACACCGGGTAATGTCTCTGCCATATATATAAAGAAGCAGgcgaatttgatttatttttcttggtcGAGAAAACATTTTGTGATGTCCTTACTTCTTAGTTGGTTAGGCTTCCTCTGCTAAGTTGAAACAGATGCTCCAATGGAGCAATGCTTACGGTGATGAATGAGTTACCGGATTGTAGGACTAGCTAATGGTTGGTTTCAAAGTAAGATGAGTACCTGGGCAATCGGCTCTGGGAGATTGTAACTCCCCGACGATATGCTCGAATGTCCCGGCCCATGCATCTCGGTGAGTCAAGAAGTTGGAGTTGAGGTTGAACATTTTCCTTATGGTTGCAGGAATGGACGAGTGCTCATACTCTGAACTCGGAGCTGGTCCTGTCGGGGAACTTATCACTGCAAAACAAAGGCAGAACTGGGATCAGATAAACCTCTGTCTACACAAATCAATAGAACTTCACCTCACAGCCAGCTGCGACGGCTTTCTTGATTGAATAGCAGAAACAGTTCATCTCCAGTCAATCTCATCAGGATCATGTGATGCTAGAAGTATTATCAATTCTCAACTCCCCGTCACTTTCTGCTGGTACAGGATCACACAAGAGAAAGAGAACTTACGTGTTCCTTTCTTAATCCAAGGAGAGACCATAATTGTCGGCACACGAACCCCAAGTCGATCAAACTTGAAGAAAAAGGGGGCAGGGCCAGTATTACCATCCGGGTTAGGAACATCAATATATGGAGTTCTGACATGGTCATAGAACCCACCATGCTCGTCATATGTGATGATCAAAAGGGTCTCATTCCATTGAGGACTTGCCCTCAATGTTTCATAAACCTCCTTCACGAGCTTCTGGCCATTAGCAACATCATGTGATGGATGATCATCGTTAGCCGGCAGACCCATGAGATCAAAGTATCTCGGCTCAATCACTGTCAACCTGGGCAGTTTCCCATTTCTGGCGTCTCTCTTGAACTTAAAATCATACAGGTGAAACTTGGAGATGTACTTCAATTTCCGCAAATTCCTGTAGAACAGAGTGCTGGGTATGTTCTGGAAGTAGATGCCAAAGTCCAGACCATTCTCGTAAAGAGAATCAAAGATGGTCTTTTGCGGGTACCCAACAGTTAATTGCCTCACAATATGACTGGTCGATCCATGAGAAGTGGCAGAGTACACAAAGAGCCTATTGGGTTGCGTTGGTCCTGGAATCGAAGAGAACCACCTATCGAAGACT
The genomic region above belongs to Rhodamnia argentea isolate NSW1041297 chromosome 6, ASM2092103v1, whole genome shotgun sequence and contains:
- the LOC115741396 gene encoding mediator of RNA polymerase II transcription subunit 30 encodes the protein MEERTGNPMTTPKSTQELAVEGQKHLEDTIESAFHILSSMNDELCNPSLWSAPSSASGGSLLLNGDSSSDSSHHLDFAGSGGGALDEARLRYKNSVASLRAVLAAIPTSRKAKSFDPGASMSSSIPLVDQVEMESLEEQASNLRKALVEKNKHLKLLIDQLRELIADVSTWQSPCSV
- the LOC115741394 gene encoding non-specific phospholipase C6-like, whose protein sequence is MKGKPTRMPSPFSFLFLLFLFLSHVSSAPQQQQPIKTIVVLVLENRSFDHMLGWMKKTIDPMINGVTGDECNAVSTNNSKPETICFTDDAEFVDLDPGHSFEDVAQQVFGSDDIPSMSGFVQQALSMSENLSEIVMRGFSPESIPIYAALVKEFAVFDRWFSSIPGPTQPNRLFVYSATSHGSTSHIVRQLTVGYPQKTIFDSLYENGLDFGIYFQNIPSTLFYRNLRKLKYISKFHLYDFKFKRDARNGKLPRLTVIEPRYFDLMGLPANDDHPSHDVANGQKLVKEVYETLRASPQWNETLLIITYDEHGGFYDHVRTPYIDVPNPDGNTGPAPFFFKFDRLGVRVPTIMVSPWIKKGTLISSPTGPAPSSEYEHSSIPATIRKMFNLNSNFLTHRDAWAGTFEHIVGELQSPRADCPETLPGVTPLRSSEANENGKLSEFQSEIVQLAAVLNGDHFLTSFRDETSKNMSVKEAHDYVKGAVSRFIRASKEAIRMGADGSAIVDMRSSLTTRSSTRD
- the LOC115741395 gene encoding thylakoid lumenal 17.9 kDa protein, chloroplastic, which gives rise to MIGWRCCGCWSGTPPIILGPVPPSSASSSSSAESKAKPQTNRLHIAGLVPLALSLTFAFNSPTPSLAIPSLNSPFPSPSPSLPTTPFSQSKDLPLGLQDDGKIRPCPSVNPGCISSNPKSSSFAFPWRIPDSSSGDPLLKLKQAILQTQRNPKFLVIEDTPYGQYLQAEVDGGFGRDVLEFLVKGDVVAYRCMAAKVTYVYPFTTALGDSKGQEERLKKIADELGWYAPSFDSMD